A genomic segment from [Flavobacterium] thermophilum encodes:
- the degV gene encoding EDD domain protein, DegV family produces MKTAIVTDSTAYLPKEVRERLGIRLIPLSVIFGNETYREEIDMTADEFFAKIKQHPTLPTTSQPSVGEFVDLFTAIREEGYEAVVSIHLSSGISGTYQGAVTAGTMVDGLRVYAYDSEISCMAQGFYAIEAAEMAQAGRLPEDIIARLDEMKQTLRAYFMVDDLAHLQRGGRLTGAQAFIGGLLQIKPLLRFENKVIVPFEKIRTRKKAIHRIEELFAEDAEKGVPLKAAIIHANQPDEAGRWRDELADRYPHVEFSISYFGPVIATHVGEGALGLTWYQP; encoded by the coding sequence GTGAAAACGGCAATTGTCACCGACAGCACGGCCTACTTGCCGAAAGAGGTGCGCGAGAGGTTGGGCATTCGCCTGATTCCGCTCAGCGTCATTTTCGGGAATGAGACGTACCGCGAAGAGATTGATATGACGGCCGATGAATTTTTTGCCAAAATCAAGCAGCATCCGACGTTGCCGACGACGTCCCAACCGTCGGTCGGTGAGTTTGTTGACTTGTTCACCGCCATTCGCGAGGAAGGATACGAGGCGGTCGTCAGCATCCACCTCTCAAGCGGCATCAGCGGCACGTACCAAGGGGCGGTCACGGCAGGGACGATGGTGGACGGATTGCGTGTTTACGCATACGACTCGGAAATCAGCTGCATGGCACAAGGGTTTTATGCGATCGAAGCGGCGGAAATGGCGCAGGCGGGGAGGCTCCCTGAGGATATCATCGCTCGCTTGGATGAAATGAAACAAACGCTGCGCGCCTACTTTATGGTCGACGACTTGGCCCATCTGCAGCGGGGCGGACGGCTGACCGGGGCGCAGGCGTTCATCGGCGGCCTCTTGCAAATCAAGCCGCTTCTTCGCTTTGAAAACAAAGTGATCGTGCCGTTTGAAAAAATCCGCACGCGCAAAAAAGCGATCCACCGCATCGAAGAGCTGTTCGCCGAAGATGCGGAAAAGGGTGTGCCGCTCAAAGCCGCCATCATCCACGCCAACCAGCCGGATGAAGCGGGCCGCTGGCGCGACGAACTAGCTGACCGCTATCCGCACGTCGAATTTTCGATCAGCTATTTTGGCCCAGTCATCGCCACGCACGTCGGCGAAGGCGCTCTCGGGTTGACGTGGTATCAGCCTTAA
- the nreC gene encoding Nitrogen regulation protein C encodes MKTRIAIIDDHSLFREGIKRILEFEGDFEVVAEGSDGSEALSIVETYRPDLVLMDINMPDINGVEATKQLIEAYPDTKVVVLSIHDDENYVMRALQTGATGYLLKEMDADTLIEAVRIVAEGGSYLHPKVTHNLIREYRRLTSEKGGVAVKQEVRRPLHLLTRRECEVLQLLADGKSNRAIGEALYISEKTVKNHVSSILQKLNVNDRTQAVVVAIKNGWVEVR; translated from the coding sequence ATGAAAACACGCATCGCCATTATCGATGACCATTCACTATTCCGTGAAGGCATTAAGCGCATTTTAGAATTTGAAGGCGATTTTGAAGTCGTGGCGGAAGGAAGCGACGGAAGCGAAGCGCTGTCGATCGTCGAAACATACCGCCCGGATTTGGTGCTGATGGACATTAACATGCCGGACATCAACGGCGTTGAGGCGACGAAACAGCTGATTGAAGCTTACCCTGATACGAAAGTCGTCGTGTTGTCGATTCATGACGATGAAAACTATGTCATGCGCGCCTTGCAGACGGGAGCGACCGGGTATTTGCTGAAAGAAATGGACGCTGACACGCTCATTGAGGCGGTGAGAATCGTCGCGGAAGGCGGATCGTATTTGCATCCGAAAGTGACGCACAACTTGATTCGCGAATACCGCCGTCTGACGTCGGAAAAAGGCGGCGTGGCGGTCAAACAAGAAGTGCGCCGCCCGCTCCATTTGTTGACGCGGCGCGAATGCGAAGTGCTGCAGCTGTTGGCCGACGGCAAAAGCAACCGCGCCATCGGCGAAGCGCTGTACATTAGCGAAAAAACGGTGAAAAACCACGTCAGCAGCATCTTGCAAAAATTAAACGTCAATGACCGGACGCAAGCGGTTGTTGTGGCGATCAAAAACGGCTGGGTGGAAGTGCGCTAA
- the degS gene encoding Sensor protein degS, which yields MAKAKQWDVKQLDRIVEKMIDTVQHSKDEIFRIGEQSRQEHDHLLRELEEVKRLTVQAIEEADQLEMKARQARRRLSEVSQNFSTHSEQDIREAYEAAHELHMKLTMVREREKQLRLRRDELERRLASLAQIIERADYLVGQITVVLHYLNSDFRHVSELVEGAKQKQEFGLKIIEAQEEERRRLSREIHDGPAQLLAHVLLRSDLVEKVIKERGTEAAIAEIRDFRKMVRSALSEVRRIIYDLRPMALDDLGLVPTLKKYLQTTEEYNNGVHISFVHIGEEIRLPSRMEAAVFRLVQESVQNALKHAEARHIDVKMEVTCHHLLVSVKDDGKGFDPSVKKENAFGLIGMRERVELLGGTLTIRSKPGSGTTVFIRVPIDRSAADMTKEERKR from the coding sequence ATGGCTAAGGCAAAACAGTGGGACGTAAAGCAGTTAGATCGGATTGTCGAAAAAATGATCGACACCGTTCAACACAGCAAAGACGAAATTTTCCGCATCGGGGAGCAGTCGCGTCAAGAGCACGACCATTTGCTTCGCGAACTCGAGGAGGTGAAGCGGCTGACCGTGCAGGCGATCGAAGAAGCGGATCAGCTGGAAATGAAGGCGCGTCAGGCGCGCCGCCGCCTGTCGGAAGTGAGTCAAAACTTTTCCACCCACTCGGAGCAAGATATTCGCGAGGCGTATGAAGCGGCGCATGAGTTGCATATGAAGCTGACGATGGTGCGCGAGCGGGAGAAACAGCTGCGGCTGCGCCGCGACGAGCTCGAGCGGAGATTGGCGAGCCTTGCGCAAATTATCGAACGCGCCGATTATTTAGTTGGACAAATTACGGTCGTGCTCCACTACTTAAACAGCGATTTCCGCCATGTCAGCGAGCTCGTTGAAGGGGCGAAGCAAAAGCAGGAATTTGGGCTGAAAATCATCGAAGCCCAGGAAGAAGAGCGGCGGCGGCTGTCGCGGGAAATCCATGACGGCCCGGCGCAGCTGCTCGCTCACGTCCTTCTTCGGTCTGATTTGGTCGAAAAGGTGATCAAAGAGCGAGGGACAGAGGCGGCGATCGCCGAGATTCGTGATTTTCGCAAAATGGTGCGTTCGGCTTTGTCCGAAGTGCGCCGCATCATTTACGATTTGCGGCCGATGGCGCTTGATGATTTAGGATTGGTTCCGACGCTAAAAAAATACTTGCAAACGACCGAAGAATATAATAACGGAGTCCACATTTCCTTTGTACATATCGGCGAAGAAATTCGGCTGCCGTCGCGGATGGAGGCGGCCGTGTTTCGGCTTGTCCAAGAATCGGTGCAAAACGCCTTGAAGCATGCCGAAGCGCGCCATATCGACGTCAAAATGGAAGTGACGTGCCACCATCTGCTTGTCAGTGTCAAAGACGATGGCAAAGGATTTGATCCATCGGTCAAAAAAGAAAATGCGTTCGGCTTGATTGGAATGCGGGAGCGGGTGGAGCTGCTCGGCGGCACGTTGACGATTCGTTCGAAACCTGGCAGCGGCACGACCGTGTTCATCCGCGTTCCGATTGACCGTTCAGCCGCAGACATGACCAAGGAGGAGAGGAAACGATGA
- the yigZ gene encoding IMPACT family member yigZ: MLQKYYTVKGYGEHEIVIEKSRFICYVNRAETEEEAVAFIQQIKKKHWDATHNCSAYLIGEHDQIQKANDDGEPSGTAGVPMLEVLKKKGLKDTVAVVTRYFGGIKLGAGGLVRAYSRAVSEGLNAAGIVERRLMRVMHVTIDYPWLGKVENELRSSVYTIKNIQYADRVTFDVLVPEDGQSSFGEWMTELTNGRADIQAGAMEYAERLLPSS; encoded by the coding sequence TTGTTGCAAAAATATTACACGGTTAAAGGATACGGTGAACACGAAATCGTAATTGAAAAATCACGGTTTATCTGCTATGTCAACCGCGCGGAAACGGAAGAAGAGGCCGTCGCCTTTATTCAACAAATCAAGAAGAAGCATTGGGATGCCACCCACAACTGCTCCGCCTATTTGATCGGTGAGCATGACCAAATCCAAAAAGCGAACGATGACGGCGAGCCGAGCGGCACCGCAGGGGTGCCGATGCTTGAAGTGCTGAAGAAAAAAGGATTGAAAGACACCGTCGCCGTCGTCACCCGCTACTTTGGCGGCATCAAGCTCGGCGCGGGCGGCTTGGTGCGTGCATACAGCCGCGCCGTCTCAGAAGGCCTGAACGCCGCCGGCATCGTCGAGCGTCGGCTCATGCGCGTCATGCATGTTACGATCGACTACCCGTGGCTTGGGAAAGTGGAAAATGAGCTGCGCTCTTCCGTATATACTATTAAAAATATCCAATATGCCGACCGCGTCACGTTTGATGTTCTCGTTCCCGAGGACGGCCAGTCTTCGTTTGGCGAGTGGATGACCGAACTGACAAACGGAAGGGCGGACATTCAGGCGGGAGCGATGGAGTATGCCGAACGGTTGCTTCCGTCTTCCTAA
- the lytR_1 gene encoding Membrane-bound protein lytR: MNHTRKTVKKRKKKKRLRRLFLLVFLLLLGGVGAFGYNIYSETKQASSKIYQALDPSSKPARNIEMRKDPFTVLLVGVENQYHDEEGRSDVVMLLTVNPKTNKVYLLSIPRDTRVYIPSEGRKDKITHSYSYGGIQSTIAAVNELIDVPIDYYVTTDFEGFEKIVDSLGGVTVDVPFTFKAQLTGSLKWHTFHKGKQELNGNEALAYVRMRKSDPRGDFGRNERQKQVIRAIIDKSTSITSLPKLDDIIADLGDHVRTNIPPADLLSFIYVYQKMKNVDVQNLHLEGYDETINGVYYYIPDEQSVSSINETLRQALETSNASLTRSDSPSTQSQN; the protein is encoded by the coding sequence ATGAATCATACAAGAAAAACGGTGAAAAAGCGAAAGAAAAAAAAGCGGCTCCGCCGATTATTTTTGCTCGTGTTTCTTCTGTTGCTCGGGGGTGTCGGCGCCTTTGGCTACAATATTTACTCCGAGACGAAACAGGCGTCAAGCAAAATTTATCAAGCGCTTGATCCATCAAGCAAGCCTGCAAGAAATATTGAAATGCGCAAAGATCCGTTTACCGTGCTGTTGGTTGGAGTGGAAAACCAGTACCACGACGAGGAGGGGCGGTCTGATGTCGTCATGCTTTTGACCGTCAATCCGAAGACGAACAAAGTATATTTGTTGAGCATTCCGCGCGACACGCGCGTTTACATCCCGAGCGAAGGGCGGAAAGACAAAATCACCCATTCCTACAGCTACGGCGGCATTCAATCGACGATTGCAGCCGTCAATGAGCTGATCGATGTACCGATTGACTATTACGTGACGACTGATTTTGAAGGGTTCGAAAAAATTGTCGATTCCTTAGGCGGCGTCACGGTAGATGTTCCGTTTACATTCAAAGCTCAGCTGACCGGCTCCCTCAAATGGCATACGTTCCATAAAGGCAAACAAGAGTTGAACGGCAATGAAGCGCTCGCCTATGTGCGCATGAGAAAATCGGACCCCCGCGGCGACTTTGGCCGAAACGAGCGGCAAAAACAAGTCATTCGCGCCATTATTGACAAAAGCACGTCCATCACCTCGCTGCCGAAGCTGGATGACATCATCGCCGATTTAGGGGATCACGTGCGGACGAACATCCCTCCGGCCGATTTGTTGTCGTTCATCTATGTCTATCAAAAAATGAAAAACGTGGACGTACAAAATCTGCATCTAGAAGGATACGATGAAACGATCAACGGCGTGTACTACTACATCCCCGACGAGCAATCGGTCAGCTCCATCAATGAAACGCTGCGGCAAGCGCTCGAGACGTCCAACGCCTCCCTCACGCGCAGCGATTCACCATCCACACAAAGCCAAAATTAA
- the lytC_1 gene encoding N-acetylmuramoyl-L-alanine amidase LytC precursor yields MKKTLLSVLLATCPLWPSAALAADGSPSSSSPTLMVAEHNALLRRGATDSYQIVESISAGQQVKVIDKFQNAAGETWYRIEYKGITGWARADDFSEAHVSSTFPNVMFAKQDSLLKRGATDSYRAVGSIPAGQQVNVIDEFQNAYGETWYRIEYGGVTGWARADSFSNQPPSMLVGKRAVIAANDIAMRKGASPYYPVVKTLSNGDVVSIMAEFTNSLGEQYVRVEWAGVKGWVKTEQIYIPKQLPTLLPTFMNVVQSSPVRHGASVHYRAVATVSRGQSVKVIDLFVTNGQELWYRVDLGHVRGWVSEKVLTMSSTMSVPSGVSDTSSVSGQPLTVSVSVANVRQAPSLKAKVVTQLKKGTKLNSLSSAKDASGALWYKVSLNGKTLGWVHGTVVTKSYLSPPASQGMQKQVTTANAALFAEPSLSAAVIERIAKNRTVTVLKTTEASPFDWVQVTSASGKTGWMPVFEVKAPSYVYVKQAGTPLRRGASSNYQSLKALAANERLAVLYEYHGWLNVETSNGVRGWVEESSTSTVALNSLVEPTFSTINEDAYLTWKKTSNFRVSYSLLPGNRLKITGSFSYAEVPSTDIPGIQTVEWNGSSLLITFEPGYTFTLRHYSDRLALKILETGLKGKKIIIDAGHGAHDTGAIGPGGTREKDITLDTALLLKEELERAGAIVKLTRSTDIFLELSERTWIANSSDYDAFISIHADSYSRTSRGTTTYYNVSSNFNGPKSEQLAAIVQKHLVQQLGTYDRGHKTQDFYVNRKNELPSILVELAFISNPNEEALLKTKAFRQKAAVGIREGLEEYFSQF; encoded by the coding sequence TTGAAAAAAACGCTTCTTTCCGTCTTGTTGGCGACTTGCCCGCTATGGCCGTCAGCCGCCTTGGCCGCCGATGGAAGTCCTTCCTCATCCTCACCGACACTCATGGTCGCGGAGCATAACGCTTTGCTGAGGAGAGGAGCGACGGATTCCTATCAAATCGTCGAATCCATTTCCGCTGGCCAACAAGTAAAGGTCATCGACAAGTTCCAAAACGCTGCTGGCGAAACGTGGTATCGCATCGAATACAAGGGCATCACGGGCTGGGCGCGGGCAGACGACTTTTCTGAAGCGCATGTCTCTTCCACCTTCCCTAACGTGATGTTCGCCAAGCAAGACTCGTTGCTGAAAAGAGGGGCAACCGATTCATATCGGGCCGTTGGTTCGATTCCCGCTGGCCAACAAGTGAACGTCATAGACGAGTTTCAAAACGCCTATGGTGAAACGTGGTATCGCATCGAGTACGGAGGCGTCACCGGCTGGGCGCGTGCGGACAGCTTTTCCAACCAACCGCCTTCCATGCTCGTCGGAAAGCGTGCGGTCATCGCCGCCAACGACATCGCGATGCGCAAGGGGGCATCCCCTTACTATCCGGTCGTAAAAACACTGTCTAACGGCGATGTCGTCTCCATCATGGCCGAGTTCACCAATTCGCTCGGGGAACAGTATGTGCGTGTGGAGTGGGCGGGAGTCAAAGGATGGGTGAAAACGGAACAGATCTACATACCCAAACAGCTTCCGACACTTTTGCCGACATTCATGAACGTTGTGCAGTCCTCCCCGGTTCGCCACGGGGCGAGCGTCCATTACCGCGCCGTCGCCACAGTGTCACGCGGTCAATCTGTCAAAGTGATCGATTTGTTCGTCACAAATGGTCAGGAACTTTGGTACCGCGTTGATCTCGGACATGTCCGGGGATGGGTGTCGGAAAAAGTGTTGACGATGTCATCAACCATGTCGGTTCCAAGCGGTGTCTCGGATACGTCCAGCGTCTCAGGCCAGCCGCTGACGGTCAGTGTTTCGGTCGCCAATGTGCGGCAAGCTCCATCTTTAAAAGCAAAAGTCGTCACCCAACTGAAAAAAGGAACCAAACTGAACAGCCTGTCAAGCGCCAAAGATGCGTCGGGAGCGCTTTGGTACAAAGTGTCCCTCAATGGAAAAACGCTCGGCTGGGTGCACGGGACGGTCGTAACCAAATCCTACCTTTCCCCACCAGCCAGCCAGGGGATGCAAAAGCAGGTGACCACCGCTAATGCGGCGCTGTTTGCCGAACCTTCGTTGAGCGCCGCCGTCATCGAGCGGATTGCGAAAAACCGAACGGTCACGGTTTTGAAGACGACAGAAGCATCTCCGTTCGACTGGGTGCAAGTCACCTCTGCATCGGGGAAAACGGGATGGATGCCGGTGTTTGAAGTAAAAGCCCCATCCTACGTATACGTCAAACAGGCGGGCACTCCGCTGCGCCGAGGTGCCTCTTCGAACTATCAATCGTTGAAGGCGTTGGCAGCGAATGAGCGGCTTGCTGTCCTTTACGAATATCATGGATGGCTGAATGTCGAAACATCCAATGGCGTCCGCGGATGGGTGGAAGAATCGAGCACCTCTACCGTCGCCTTAAATAGTCTCGTTGAACCGACATTTTCGACCATCAACGAAGATGCCTATTTGACGTGGAAAAAAACGTCTAATTTCCGCGTCTCCTATTCGTTGTTGCCGGGCAATCGTCTGAAAATCACCGGCTCGTTTTCCTACGCTGAAGTCCCGTCGACCGACATTCCAGGCATACAAACGGTGGAGTGGAACGGCAGCAGCCTGCTCATCACCTTTGAACCGGGGTACACGTTCACCCTGCGCCATTACAGCGACCGATTGGCGCTGAAAATTCTCGAGACCGGACTCAAGGGCAAAAAAATCATCATTGACGCAGGGCATGGGGCGCACGACACCGGGGCGATCGGCCCTGGCGGCACGCGGGAAAAAGATATTACTCTCGACACCGCCTTATTGCTAAAAGAAGAATTGGAGCGGGCCGGAGCGATCGTGAAATTGACGCGAAGCACCGACATCTTTTTGGAGCTGTCGGAACGGACATGGATCGCCAACAGTTCCGACTACGACGCCTTTATCAGCATTCACGCCGACTCGTACTCTCGGACATCTCGCGGAACGACAACGTACTACAACGTATCGAGCAACTTCAACGGGCCAAAAAGCGAGCAGTTGGCCGCCATCGTGCAAAAACATCTTGTCCAACAGCTCGGAACATATGACCGCGGCCATAAAACGCAAGACTTTTACGTCAACCGGAAAAACGAGCTGCCGAGCATTCTCGTTGAGCTCGCCTTCATCTCCAATCCGAATGAAGAGGCGCTGCTCAAAACGAAAGCGTTCCGCCAAAAAGCAGCCGTCGGCATTCGCGAAGGACTGGAAGAATACTTCAGCCAATTCTAG